One Cheilinus undulatus linkage group 22, ASM1832078v1, whole genome shotgun sequence DNA window includes the following coding sequences:
- the actn3b gene encoding alpha-actinin-3b, translated as MTAVEQITYSNSYTIHHEESYMTQEEDWDRDLLLDPAWEKQQRKTFTAWCNSHLRKAGTQIENIEEDFRNGLKLMLLLEVISGERLPKPDKGKMRFHKIANVNKALDFICSKGVKLVSIGAEEIVDGNVKMTLGMIWTIILRFAIQDISVEETSAKEGLLLWCQRKTAPYRNVNVQNFHISWKDGLALCALIHRHRPDLIDYSKLRKDDPIGNLNTAFDVAEKFLDIPKMLDAEDIVNTPKPDEKAIMTYVSCFYHAFAGAEQAETAANRICKVLAVNQENEKLMEEYEKLASELLEWIRRTIPWLENRVAEQTMRAMQQKLEDFRDYRRIHKPPRVQEKCQLEINFNTLQTKLRLSNRPAFMPSEGKMVSDIANAWKGLEQVEKGYEEWLLTEIRRLERLDHLAEKFKQKCAMHESWTGGKEDLLSQKDYESASLMEIRALMRKHEAFESDLAAHQDRVEQIAAIAQELNELDYHDAATVNARCQGICDQWDNLGTLTQKRRDALERVEKLWETIDQLYLEFAKRAAPFNNWMDGAMEDLQDMFIVHSIEEIQSLITAHDQFKATLPEADKERMATMGIHNEILKIAQTYGIKLSGINPYTNLSPQDISTKWDTVKHLVPLRDQMLQEEVARQQANERLRRQFAAQANIIGPWIQTKMEEISHVSVDIAGSLEEQMNSLKQYEQNIINYKSNIDKLEGDHQLSQESLIFDNKHTNYSMEHVRVGWEQLLTTIARTINEVENQILTRDAKGISQEQLNEFRASFNHFDRKRNGMMDPDDFRACLISMGYDLGEVEFARIMTLVDPNNTGVVTFQAFIDFMTRETAETDTAEQVMASFKILASDKNYITVEELRRELPPEQAEYCISRMTRYIGADGPPGALDYISFSSALYGESDL; from the exons ACCTTCACAGCTTGGTGTAACTCCCACTTGAGAAAGGCCGGCACACAAATCGAGAACATTGAAGAGGATTTCAGAAATGGCCTCAAactcatgctgctgctggaggtcATATCAG GGGAGAGGCTGCCCAAACCCGACAAAGGCAAGATGCGTTTCCACAAGATTGCCAACGTGAACAAAGCCCTGGACTTCATCTGCAGCAAGGGGGTCAAACTGGTGTCTATTGGTGCTGAGG AAATTGTTGACGGTAATGTGAAGATGACTCTTGGTATGATCTGGACCATCATCCTGCGTTTCGCTATCCAGGACATCTCTGTGGaag AGACCTCTGCTAAGGAGGGTCTGCTGCTTTGGTGCCAGAGGAAGACTGCCCCCTACAGGAACGTCAACGTGCAGAACTTCCACATCAG TTGGAAGGATGGCCTGGCTCTGTGTGCCCTcatccacagacacagaccTGACCTCATTGACTACTCCAAACTGAGAAAG GATGACCCCATCGGTAACCTGAACACTGCCTTCGATGTGGCTGAGAAGTTCCTGGACATCCCTAAGATGCTTGATGCTGAAG ATATTGTGAACACACCCAAGCCTGATGAGAAGGCAATCATGACCTACGTGTCCTGCTTCTACCACGCCTTCGCTGGAGCTGAACAG GCTGAGACCGCTGCCAACCGTATCTGTAAAGTTCTGGCTGTCAACCAGGAGAACGAGAAGCTGATGGAGGAGTACGAGAAGCTGGCCAGCGAG CTGCTTGAGTGGATTCGCCGCACTATCCCCTGGCTGGAGAACCGTGTAGCTGAGCAGACCATGCGCGCCATGCAGCAGAAGCTGGAGGATTTCCGTGACTACCGCCGCATCCACAAGCCACCCCGCGTGCAGGAGAAGTGCCAGCTGGAGATCAACTTCAACACCCTGCAGACCAAGCTGAGGCTGAGCAATAGGCCCGCCTTCATGCCCTCCGAGGGAAAGATGGTGTCG GACATTGCCAACGCCTGGAAGGGTCTGGAGCAGGTGGAGAAGGGCTACGAGGAGTGGCTTCTCACTGAGATTCGCCGCCTGGAGAGACTTGATCACCTGGCTGAGAAGTTCAAGCAGAAGTGTGCCATGCATGAGTCCTGGACCGGAG GTAAGGAGGACCTGCTGTCCCAGAAGGACTACGAGTCGGCCTCTCTGATGGAGATCAGAGCTCTGATGAGGAAGCACGAGGCATTCGAGAGCGACCTTGCCGCTCACCAGGACAGAGTGGAGCAGATCGCTGCCATCGCCCAGGAGCTTAA TGAACTGGACTACCACGATGCTGCCACAGTCAACGCCCGCTGTCAGGGCATCTGTGACCAGTGGGACAACCTGGGCACCCTGACCCAGAAGAGGAGGGACGCACTGGAG CGTGTGGAGAAGCTGTGGGAGACTATCGACCAGCTCTACCTTGAGTTTGCCAAGAGGGCAGCACCCTTCAACAACTGGATGGACGGAGCCATGGAGGACCTGCAGGACATGTTCATCGTCCACAGCATTGAGGAGATCCAG AGTCTGATCACGGCTCATGACCAGTTCAAGGCCACTCTGCCTGAGGCCGACAAGGAGCGCATGGCCACCATGGGCATCCACAACGAGATCCTAAAGATCGCTCAGACCTACGGCATCAAGCTGTCCGGAATCAACCCTTACACCAACCTCTCCCCCCAGGACATCAGCACTAAGTGGGACACT GTGAAGCACCTTGTTCCCCTCAGAGACCAAATGCTCCAGGAGGAGGTGGCCAGACAGCAGGCCAACGAGAGACTGAGGCGCCAGTTCGCTGCCCAGGCTAACATCATCGGACCCTGGATTCAAACCAAGATGGAG GAGATCAGCCACGTGTCTGTGGACATCGCTGGCTCTCTGGAGGAACAGATGAACAGCCTGAAACAGTACGAGCAGAACATCATCAACTACAAATCCAACATCGACAAGCTGGAGGGAGACCACCAGCTGAGCCAGGAGTCCCTCATCTTCGACAACAAGCACACCAACTACAGCATGGAG caTGTGCGTGTGGGCTGGGAGCAGCTGCTCACCACCATCGCAAGAACCATCAACGAGGTGGAGAACCAGATCCTGACCCGCGACGCCAAGGGCATCAGCCAGGAGCAGCTCAACGAGTTCAGGGCCTCCTTCAACCACTTCGACAGG AAGAGAAACGGCATGATGGACCCAGACGACTTCCGTGCCTGCCTCATCTCCATGGGTTACGATCTG GGTGAGGTGGAGTTTGCTCGCATCATGACTCTGGTGGACCCCAACAACACAGGCGTGGTGACCTTCCAGGCCTTCATCGACTTCATGACTCGCGAGACCGCCGAGACCGACACCGCAGAGCAGGTCATGGCCTCCTTCAAGATTCTGGCCTCAGACAAG aaCTACATCACAGTGGAAGAGCTGCGCAGGGAGCTGCCACCCGAGCAGGCCGAATACTGCATCAGCCGCATGACCAGGTACATCGGAGCCGATGGCCCGCCTGGCGCCCTGGACTACATCTCCTTCTCCAGCGCCCTCTACGGCGAGAGCGACTTATAA